TAATCAGCACGCTGGTTGTCAGTTTGCTGAGCCTATTGTTCGGCAGTTTGGTCGGGTTGTTGATGCAGGAAATGAAGGATACCGCTGCGTTCAACGTGCGTATTGGTTATATCCTCAATGATATCCAGCAGCAGATAGTCCACTACTTACCGGGATATTTGCCAGTCAGTATCGAAGAGCTTCAGCATGAGTTGCTGCAATGGGTTCAGGCGCACATTGTGATGTTGCAGAACATGGGGAAAAGCTTCCTGCATGGGTTTGTGACAATGCTCATCGGTATGGTACTTGGGGCGATTGTCTCGCTTTATAACGTCGATCAGGATACGGAAAAACCACTACTAAAAGCGGAGTTGATGCGCCGGGTTTCACTGTTGTCGGCATCGTTTCGCAACATTGTTTTTGCTCAGGTAAAAATCTCTGTGGTTAACACGACCCTGTCTGCCATTTTTATTCTTGGCGCTCTGCCGCTATGCGGTATCCATCTGCCGTTTGCCAAAACGCTGGTAGTGCTCACCTTTGTGTTTGGCCTGCTGCCGGTGATTGGCAACTTGATCTCTAATTCGATCGTTTTTCTGTCTGGCTTATCCCTTTCGTTGCCGATCGCGTTGGTTGCGCTGGTGTATTTGATGCTGATTCACAAGCTAGAGTATTTCCTGAATGCACAAATTGTCGGGACGAGGATCAAAGCACACGCGTGGGAAATTCTACTGGCGATGCTGGTATTTGAAGCGGCATTTGGTTTGTCCGGTGTGATTGCAGCCCCGATATACTACGCTTACCTGAAAAGCGAATTGAAAGAAGCCTCGTTGATTTGATCCTGCATTTTGGCAGGCGATTGATGCGATCGTCTGCCATATCCTGTCTGCTCTGTTAATCAAAATACGAAGCTCTAAATAAATCAGCCCAATACGAGATTGGGCTGATTGTTTTTAGTTGATGATAACTTTTAGTTGATGCCAGTTTTCAATCGATGCTTGTTTTCAATAAACGATCGTCTTCGATTAATGCTGTGCCGTTGCAACCTGAGGTTTCGTTTCTTCTGACTGAACACCTAACGGGTTGTTGCCCCAGCACTTCTCATATTCCCAACCTGTCAGTTCTTCTGCGACTGCACGAGCATGAGCGGGGATATCGGCAATGGCGCCGCCCGCTTTGATGCGTGCAATTTCTTCCAGCAGAATGGCGTGGTTCTTACGATCCAGTTTCATCTGCGTCGTGTAGTAAATCGCAACCAGTGCAAGAGCGATAACGCCTAGTGAGAACACGCCAACAATCGCCTGTACGGCAGATTCCGGCTGTACTGACTGCCCGGAGACAAAGCCGAATTGGCTCAGCGTCCAACCCATAGCGAAGACAATGACGGAACGCACCATTTTGCCAGCAAAGGTCATTGCACCTGCGTAAATACCTTCACGACGACGTCCAGTCAGTACTTCATCCACATCGGCCAGGAAGGTATAAACCGTCCACGGAATGTAGTAGATACCGCCCGTGCTCAGACCAAATACAGCAGTAATGGCAAACAGGACGAAGATGGTCATGTCTTCTGACCAGTTTGCAAAATAGAGTGCGGCATAGGCCAATACGCTGACAATCACCACCATCAGTGCCAGACGGAACGGCCGTGCAAAGCCCATTTTCACGCAAATAGCGATAAAGGCGGCGGTAGAAATAAGCTGCATAACGGAGCTGAAACTGTTGAGGTGTGACACGAGCGCCGTGTTTTGTTTCAGGCCAAAGACGATGAAGTAGGTAAACGCGGAAGCGAAAAGCCATTCAGCGCCGAAGCCAAACAGGTACATCCCCAGATGCTTGCGGAAAATACGCAGGCGGAAGGTGGAGGCCATATCCACGCTTAGCTTTTTCATGGCCTGCCACAGGCTGGATGTGCTTTCACGTACGATTTCGTTTACCGGACGCTCCCAAGAGGTCATATACAGTGCGATCATCGCCGTACACATAATGGCGCCGTAGACCAGCCCGGTATAGAAGAATGGCGTTGCAGAGTCTTTACCGTAGATGGCAATAAACTGTCCTGGAATGAACGCGGCCAGGAAGTTGGCGATTTTACCGAAAATGGCTTTAGAACCTGTCAGCTTAGAGCGCAGTTTGAAATCGGAAGTCATTTCGGTAGCCAGCGTCTCATACGGCACCATGATCGAGGTATAAATCAGCTCGAACAGCACGTATGTTGCCAGATAGTACCAGAAGCCAAAGCCTTCAACCCACAGCATGGGGTAGACCAGTACCAGTGGTGCACCCAGCAAGATAAAGAAGCGGCGGCGACCAAATCGGCGACCAATACGGGTGTTGTAGAAGTTATCGCTGATGTAACCCATGATAGGGTTACTGATAGCATCAATGATGCTGGCGACGGAGAAAATAGCAGCAGCCTGAACC
The window above is part of the Pectobacterium araliae genome. Proteins encoded here:
- a CDS encoding AI-2E family transporter, which encodes MQLLNLKQARLLSFFFIMGGLFILLPLRLLACFIAGFLVYEIVNLLTPYFQRVISGKRARWIVVAVISTLVVSLLSLLFGSLVGLLMQEMKDTAAFNVRIGYILNDIQQQIVHYLPGYLPVSIEELQHELLQWVQAHIVMLQNMGKSFLHGFVTMLIGMVLGAIVSLYNVDQDTEKPLLKAELMRRVSLLSASFRNIVFAQVKISVVNTTLSAIFILGALPLCGIHLPFAKTLVVLTFVFGLLPVIGNLISNSIVFLSGLSLSLPIALVALVYLMLIHKLEYFLNAQIVGTRIKAHAWEILLAMLVFEAAFGLSGVIAAPIYYAYLKSELKEASLI
- a CDS encoding MFS transporter encodes the protein MNKLISFKHTFCYGSANLLGSGALAISGAWLMYFYTTFCGLTLVQAAAIFSVASIIDAISNPIMGYISDNFYNTRIGRRFGRRRFFILLGAPLVLVYPMLWVEGFGFWYYLATYVLFELIYTSIMVPYETLATEMTSDFKLRSKLTGSKAIFGKIANFLAAFIPGQFIAIYGKDSATPFFYTGLVYGAIMCTAMIALYMTSWERPVNEIVRESTSSLWQAMKKLSVDMASTFRLRIFRKHLGMYLFGFGAEWLFASAFTYFIVFGLKQNTALVSHLNSFSSVMQLISTAAFIAICVKMGFARPFRLALMVVIVSVLAYAALYFANWSEDMTIFVLFAITAVFGLSTGGIYYIPWTVYTFLADVDEVLTGRRREGIYAGAMTFAGKMVRSVIVFAMGWTLSQFGFVSGQSVQPESAVQAIVGVFSLGVIALALVAIYYTTQMKLDRKNHAILLEEIARIKAGGAIADIPAHARAVAEELTGWEYEKCWGNNPLGVQSEETKPQVATAQH